The genomic stretch GACGCACTCGACGGCGTTCGCCGGGACGCCGAAGCCGACGTCAGCGTCGCCTCCCTCACACCCTCGGCGAACGGGTCGGCCCGCAGCAACCGCAAACGGCGGCTCGACTCGCTGACGCCGACCCAGCGCGAGGTGTTCGAGCACGCGAGGGCGGCGGGCTACTACGAGTGGCCGCGTGGTTGCTCGACACGGGAGCTCGCAACCGACCTCGATCGCTCGAAGACCACGCTGCTCGAACACCTTCGGAAAGCCGAGGCGAAACTGCTCGATCCGCCCTGAACCCGTCGCCGTTCTCGGAGTCATCGCGATTACGCCGGCGACCCGACCATGGACGGACGCGGATATATGCCCCCGTCTCCGCGATAAGTGTGGTATGGTGGCAAACGACTCGACTGAAACGCGTCGTCGATCCTTCCTCAAGCTCGCTGGCGTCGGTGGTCTCGCTGCCACGGCGGGCTGTGTCGGCTTCGGCGGCGGTGGTGGCGGCGGGAGCCCGGAGACGATCACGTTCGGCCAGCCTGCGGCACAGACCGGCCAGTGGGACTATCTCCAGCCAGGCGTCACTCAAGCGACGGACGCGGCTGTCCAGAGCATCAACGAGGCTGATGGTCCACTCGGAGCAGAGCTGAACGTAGTCCGGCGCGATACTGCCGTCAGTCCGCAGGAGGCTCGAACGGTCGTCACGCAGCTCATCGAGAACGACGACGCGGCAGCCCTCCTCGGACTGTTCTCCAGCGAGATCAACCCACTCTTCGACTTTCTCCAAGAACAGCAGATACCGATCGTCACGCCGTGGCCGGGGTCGAGCTTCCTCGACACCCGCGGCGGCGACAAGGAAACACCGGAGAACCTCGACGACGACGGGTGGATCTGGCGAACCGTCATCGGCGATACCGTCCATACGTCGGGTGCAGCCCTTCGAGCGCTCGATCAGGGTCATCAGACGATGGGCGTTATCAACGGCACGACCGAAGGGGCGCGAAGCTGGGCCGAGGGGTTCATCAGCGCTTACGAGGACGGCGACGGAACGGTCGCAACCCGCGTCGAAGTCGGTCAGGGACAGTCGAACTACCAGGCTCCGCTCGACCGCCTGTTCGGCAACGACTTCAGTGCATTTGCGGTGAGTCTTCCCCTGGAGGACGCGACCACGTTGCTGTCCGATTGGGCCAGCGGTGGGTACGGTCGCCAGCCCGTACTTTCGGACCCGCTCGCACAGAACGACCTCGTCGAACAGGTCGGCGACAGTCTCTCCGGTGCGTGGGCGGCCAGTCCCGGTCAATCGGGTCCGAACTACGACACCTTCGAGCAAGCCTACAACAACGCCGGCAACGCCGAAATCAACGCATGGACGCCGCCAGCGTGGGACGCGGTGCACGTGACCGCACTGGCCGTCGAACGAGCCGGTGAGGCGACTCCGGAAGCCATCGAGCGCAACCTCGGCCCAGTCAGCCGCGGCGGTGGGACCAAGGTCGCCACGTTCGCCGAGGGCAAGGAAGAACTGTCGAACGACAACGAGATCAATTACACGGGCGCAGCGACACCCACGACGTTCACCGACTTCGGTAACGTGTTCGGGTCGGTGGTGATCAACGTCGCCCAGTCCAGCGAGTTCGCCGAGGAAAGCACCATCCCGGCCCAGCAAGTGCGCGAATTCGTCGCGGAAGACGAGTACTGACTTACATGGGTCTCGCACAGAACGTCGTCTTCGGGCTCGTGACCGGCTCGTACATCGCCATCGCCGCCATCGGGTTCACCCTGATTTACGGCATCGTGAACATGATCAACTTCGCGTACGGCGAGTACCTCACCATCGGGGCCTTTCTCGGCTATCTCGCCGCCGGCGTGCTCCCGCTCCCTGTACCGATCGCCGCGGTCGTGGCGATCGTCGGCGGCGGCCTCGTCAGTCTCGTCCTCGCCCGAGGGTTCTTCACACCGATCAACGAGACCGGCCCCGTTCCGATGTTGCTGACGTCGATCGGGCTGGGATTGGCACTCCGTAACGCCATCCGTCTAGTTGCCGGCCGGGGAGCTCGTCGGTTCGATACGGCAGCCAACACCTATCGGTTCGACGGGCTGCCGGACCTGTCGGTCGGTTCGGTCGATCTCCTCGGAAGCGTGTTCGTCACCTCCCAGCAGCTCGTGGTCGTCGGGAGCGCGATCGCCGTGTTCGTGGCGTTGTATGCGCTGTTAACACGAACTGACGTCGGCATCGCCATGCGCGCCATGAGCGACGACGAGGACCTCGCCCGGGTTCGGGGAATCGACACCCGGATGATACGCGACGGGGTGTGGGTGCTTGCCGGGATGCTCGCGGGGCTTTCGGGCATCCTGCTCGGCATCCAGACCAACGTCAGCGCCAGCACCGGGTTCAGCCACATCCTCCAGATCCTGGCGGCTGCCATCCTCGGCGGCGCGGGGAGTCCGTACGGCGCTATCGCTGGCTCGTACATCATCGGCCTCGTGCTCGCGCTGTCGACGGCGTTTCTGCCGTCGGGGATGATCGGCCTCTCCTCGGCACTGGCGTTTCTGGTGCTCGTGCTCGTCCTCCTCGTCAAGCCTAGCGGTATCGCAGGTCGGGAGGTGCGAGAGGCATGAGTTTCGCTGACCGGCTTCCGGAGGACGATATCGAGCGCGCGCTCCTGCTCGGCGGGATCTGTGTGGTGATCGCGGCGCTCATCACATTGACGCCGCTTTCGGTGACAGTCCCCGGCGCGTTCTACGTCTTCTTTGAGGTCGCCATCCTGTTCGTGGTCTACGGGATCGTGGTCGTGGGGCTCGACCTCCAGTATGGTTACACCGGCCTCGTCAATTTCGGCCCCGTAGTCTTCTTCGCCGCCGGCGGCTACACCACGGCGATGCTATCGGCCCAGGACCCGTTCGCCGGTATCGGTCTTGGCTACCCGTGGCTCGTGGCGCTGGTGGTCGGGATCCTCGTCGCGGCGCTTTTGGGCGCTGTCGTCGGGGCGACGTCGCTACGGCTGCGCGACGACTTCCTCGCCATCGCCACGCTCGCGACTGCGGAGATATTCCACACGCTGTTCGTCAACTTCCGAGGAATCTTCGGCGGCAACGTCGGCCTCTCCAGTGTTCCACAGCCGATCGCGGCGCTCGCGGGGGACGGCGACACCACGCTGCTGGCCACCCTCCTCGTGTTCGGTGGCGTCGCCGCGTTCGCGTTCGCCGGGGTGAGCCGGCTGACCGAGGCACCCTACGGGCGAGTGCTCCGGGCGATCCGTGCGGACGAACTCGTCACCCGATCGGTCGGGAAGTCGACGTTCACCTACAAGATGCAGGCGTTCGTCTACGGGGCCGCGCTCGCGGGCCTCGCCGGCGGGCTGTTCGCGCTCTACAGCGGGGCGGTCGCGCCGGGTTTCTTCACGATTCAGGTGACGGTAACGGTTTGGATCGGGATGTTGCTCGGCGGGGCCGCCAACCACCGCGCAGTGCTCGCGGGGCTGGCGATCATCATGGGGCTGCGCCTGCTGTCGCGGTTCGCGCTTGATGTCGCACCCGTCTCGGCCAGCGCATTCGCCTCCATCCGACTGATCGTCATCGGTCTGATCCTCGTGGCGATCATCCGGTACCGACCGGCCGGTATCTGGGGCAACGCCGAGGAGCTGGGGGTGGACTCGTGAGCCTGCTTGACGTCGACGGTCTCGTGAAGGAGTTCGGCGGACTGCGCGCGCTCGACGACCTCTCGGTGTCGGTAGAGAGCGGGGAACTCGTCGGCGTGATGGGACCGAACGGCGCGGGGAAGACGACGTTCTTCAACTGCGTCAGCGGCGTCGTGGATCCCGACGGGGGTCGCGTCACCTTCGACAGCGACGACGTCACCGGCGACGCGCCCGAGTCGCTGGCGCAGGCGGGGATGGTCCGCACCTTCCAGCTCACGCGGGAGCTGGAGACGATGACCGTCCGCGACAACGTGCGCCTCGCGGCGACCGACCAGCCTGGCGAGCGGACCATTCCCGCACTCGCCCGGACCGACGCGATGGAGCAACGCGAGCGCGCGGTTCGCGAGCGTGCGGACGAGCTGATCGAGGCGTTCGAGCTCGATCATCTCGCCGACGAGTACAGCAGCAACCTCTCGGGCGGCCAGCGCAAACTCCTCGAACTGGCCCGGGCG from Halococcus saccharolyticus DSM 5350 encodes the following:
- a CDS encoding branched-chain amino acid ABC transporter permease, with protein sequence MSFADRLPEDDIERALLLGGICVVIAALITLTPLSVTVPGAFYVFFEVAILFVVYGIVVVGLDLQYGYTGLVNFGPVVFFAAGGYTTAMLSAQDPFAGIGLGYPWLVALVVGILVAALLGAVVGATSLRLRDDFLAIATLATAEIFHTLFVNFRGIFGGNVGLSSVPQPIAALAGDGDTTLLATLLVFGGVAAFAFAGVSRLTEAPYGRVLRAIRADELVTRSVGKSTFTYKMQAFVYGAALAGLAGGLFALYSGAVAPGFFTIQVTVTVWIGMLLGGAANHRAVLAGLAIIMGLRLLSRFALDVAPVSASAFASIRLIVIGLILVAIIRYRPAGIWGNAEELGVDS
- a CDS encoding ABC transporter ATP-binding protein codes for the protein MSLLDVDGLVKEFGGLRALDDLSVSVESGELVGVMGPNGAGKTTFFNCVSGVVDPDGGRVTFDSDDVTGDAPESLAQAGMVRTFQLTRELETMTVRDNVRLAATDQPGERTIPALARTDAMEQRERAVRERADELIEAFELDHLADEYSSNLSGGQRKLLELARALMLDPALLLLDEPFAGVNPTLTNDIADRIRDLNDEGMT
- a CDS encoding branched-chain amino acid ABC transporter permease — its product is MGLAQNVVFGLVTGSYIAIAAIGFTLIYGIVNMINFAYGEYLTIGAFLGYLAAGVLPLPVPIAAVVAIVGGGLVSLVLARGFFTPINETGPVPMLLTSIGLGLALRNAIRLVAGRGARRFDTAANTYRFDGLPDLSVGSVDLLGSVFVTSQQLVVVGSAIAVFVALYALLTRTDVGIAMRAMSDDEDLARVRGIDTRMIRDGVWVLAGMLAGLSGILLGIQTNVSASTGFSHILQILAAAILGGAGSPYGAIAGSYIIGLVLALSTAFLPSGMIGLSSALAFLVLVLVLLVKPSGIAGREVREA
- a CDS encoding ABC transporter substrate-binding protein — protein: MVANDSTETRRRSFLKLAGVGGLAATAGCVGFGGGGGGGSPETITFGQPAAQTGQWDYLQPGVTQATDAAVQSINEADGPLGAELNVVRRDTAVSPQEARTVVTQLIENDDAAALLGLFSSEINPLFDFLQEQQIPIVTPWPGSSFLDTRGGDKETPENLDDDGWIWRTVIGDTVHTSGAALRALDQGHQTMGVINGTTEGARSWAEGFISAYEDGDGTVATRVEVGQGQSNYQAPLDRLFGNDFSAFAVSLPLEDATTLLSDWASGGYGRQPVLSDPLAQNDLVEQVGDSLSGAWAASPGQSGPNYDTFEQAYNNAGNAEINAWTPPAWDAVHVTALAVERAGEATPEAIERNLGPVSRGGGTKVATFAEGKEELSNDNEINYTGAATPTTFTDFGNVFGSVVINVAQSSEFAEESTIPAQQVREFVAEDEY